The following proteins are co-located in the Chryseobacterium daecheongense genome:
- a CDS encoding SatD family protein yields MIAVITGDIINSQHADTEVWITKLKNLLENWGSSPLTWEIYRGDEFQFKCTIDEVFWRFLAIKSIIKSQENLDVRIAIGIGEENFSSEKITESNGTAYVNSGRLLNGLKSDGDTVAIKTSNETVDRDLNILLKWASKDFDNWTMATAEIIHEMIMNKDITQEDLARKFAISQSSVSQRLKRANYDLIVETNQYFRKKISEL; encoded by the coding sequence ATGATAGCGGTCATCACCGGTGATATTATAAATTCGCAACATGCAGACACAGAAGTTTGGATTACCAAACTAAAGAATCTCCTGGAGAATTGGGGGAGCTCACCCCTCACATGGGAAATTTACAGAGGAGATGAATTTCAGTTTAAGTGTACTATCGATGAAGTTTTCTGGCGTTTTCTAGCCATAAAATCTATTATAAAAAGTCAGGAAAATTTAGATGTAAGGATAGCCATCGGTATTGGTGAGGAAAACTTTTCATCCGAAAAGATTACCGAATCCAATGGAACGGCCTACGTTAATTCCGGAAGATTACTGAATGGATTAAAGAGTGATGGTGATACTGTTGCTATTAAAACATCGAACGAAACGGTAGACAGGGACCTCAATATTCTTTTAAAGTGGGCTTCAAAAGATTTTGATAACTGGACAATGGCTACCGCAGAAATTATTCATGAAATGATTATGAATAAAGATATCACCCAGGAAGATCTAGCCAGGAAGTTTGCCATATCGCAATCTTCGGTAAGCCAGAGGCTAAAACGGGCGAACTATGACCTTATCGTAGAGACAAATCAATATTTTAGAAAGAAAATTTCAGAACTGTAA
- a CDS encoding DUF3307 domain-containing protein, protein MIFTKLILAHLLGDFILQPNSWVADKENSKLKSRYLYLHVLIHTALTFIFLWNLQLWWVAALVGISHFIIDAAKLIFQNIKTKKRWFFIDQVLHILVILGVSFYFEEFDVTIFENQEFLKIVMAVLFLTTPSSIIIKILLSSWTPVAEAQNNIQTESLTSAGKYIGILERLLVFIFILVNHWEGVGFMVAAKSVFRFSDLAQAKQRKLTEYVLVGTLLSFGMAVLTGILIK, encoded by the coding sequence ATGATTTTCACTAAACTCATATTGGCACATCTACTCGGAGATTTTATTCTTCAGCCAAATTCATGGGTTGCTGATAAAGAAAATAGTAAACTTAAAAGTAGGTATCTCTACCTGCATGTTCTCATACATACCGCTTTAACTTTTATTTTCCTCTGGAACCTTCAACTTTGGTGGGTGGCAGCTTTGGTCGGTATTTCTCATTTTATCATTGATGCAGCTAAGCTTATCTTTCAAAACATTAAAACAAAGAAAAGATGGTTTTTTATTGATCAGGTTCTTCATATTCTGGTCATTCTAGGTGTTTCATTTTATTTTGAAGAATTTGATGTAACGATATTTGAAAATCAGGAATTTCTGAAAATAGTAATGGCTGTTTTATTTTTAACGACGCCTTCATCTATTATCATTAAAATATTACTGTCTTCATGGACTCCGGTTGCTGAAGCTCAGAATAATATACAAACCGAATCTTTAACGAGTGCAGGTAAATATATAGGAATCCTGGAACGTTTACTGGTATTTATTTTTATTCTGGTAAACCACTGGGAAGGGGTAGGTTTCATGGTTGCTGCCAAATCTGTATTCAGATTCAGTGACCTTGCACAGGCAAAACAACGAAAGTTGACTGAATATGTATTGGTAGGAACGCTTTTAAGTTTTGGAATGGCTGTTTTAACGGGAATTTTAATAAAATAA
- a CDS encoding phosphoribosylaminoimidazolesuccinocarboxamide synthase — protein sequence MEKKEMLYEGKAKQVFATDNPDQVVVRFKDDATAFNAQKRGQVDLKGEMNNAITTLIFEYLNEKGIKTHFIKQLNEREQLVKKVSIIPLEMVVRNYSAGSMAQRLGVEEGIKSPVTIFDICYKKDELGDPLINDHHAVFLGAATYEELDEMYELTSDINEILIDLFDKMNIILVDFKIELGKTSDGEIILADEISPDTCRLWDKDTMKKLDKDRFRRDLGEVTEAYVEIYNRLKALLNK from the coding sequence ATGGAAAAGAAAGAAATGTTGTACGAAGGTAAGGCTAAACAAGTGTTTGCTACCGATAATCCTGATCAAGTAGTAGTGCGTTTCAAAGATGATGCTACGGCTTTCAATGCTCAGAAAAGAGGACAGGTTGATCTTAAAGGCGAAATGAACAACGCGATCACCACTTTAATTTTTGAGTATTTAAATGAAAAAGGGATTAAAACTCATTTCATTAAGCAATTGAACGAAAGAGAACAATTGGTAAAAAAAGTATCCATTATTCCTTTGGAAATGGTTGTAAGAAACTATTCTGCCGGAAGTATGGCTCAGAGATTAGGAGTAGAGGAAGGTATAAAATCTCCGGTAACTATTTTTGATATCTGCTATAAAAAAGACGAATTGGGAGATCCTTTGATCAATGATCACCACGCTGTTTTCTTAGGTGCAGCTACGTATGAAGAGCTTGACGAAATGTACGAGCTGACTTCTGATATCAACGAAATCCTTATCGATCTGTTTGATAAGATGAATATCATCCTGGTTGACTTCAAGATCGAATTAGGGAAAACATCAGATGGTGAAATTATCCTGGCAGATGAAATCTCTCCTGATACATGCAGATTATGGGATAAAGACACCATGAAAAAATTAGATAAAGACAGATTCAGAAGAGACTTAGGTGAAGTAACTGAAGCGTATGTCGAAATCTATAACAGACTGAAAGCTTTACTTAATAAATAA
- the purF gene encoding amidophosphoribosyltransferase has protein sequence MKSLDIHKSEYLKQFKNQTYGRNLFRTKEEERLDAPNEECGIFGLYSDNDLDTFSLSQFGLFALQHRGQEACGISVLKNGKINNLKDEGLVLDVYKDIQDPEAFMGNSAIGHTRYTTAGDKKKYNFQPFFAKNEYDQIILSIAHNGNLTNAKELKAELEAEGVVFRATSDSEVILRLIQKNLDLGLRGAIKATMEKIEGAYSVVGMTRNKFFAFRDFNGIRPLVLGAIDEKSYVVASESVALDAVGAQYVRDILPGEIIYTNENETGLQSYMVNEKGKQRICSFEYIYFARPDSTLENINVYEIREKSGEKIWEQAPVDADIVIGVPDSGVPAAIGFSKASGIPFRPVLIKNRYIGRSFIVPTQEMRERIVNLKLNPIISEIKGKRVVIIDDSIVRGTTSKRLVKILKDAGVKEIHFRSVSPPIIAPCYLGIDTPSKDDLISANMTTEELRNYLGVDSLEFLSTENLKEILGSSNHCFGCFTEQYPVAKGEEVELFN, from the coding sequence ATGAAAAGTTTAGACATTCATAAAAGTGAATATTTAAAACAGTTTAAAAACCAGACCTACGGTAGAAACCTTTTCAGAACAAAGGAAGAGGAAAGACTTGATGCTCCGAATGAGGAGTGCGGTATTTTCGGATTGTATTCTGACAATGATCTGGATACGTTCTCCCTTTCTCAGTTCGGACTTTTTGCTTTACAGCACAGAGGACAAGAGGCTTGTGGTATTTCCGTTCTTAAAAACGGGAAGATCAATAACCTGAAAGACGAAGGGTTGGTTTTAGACGTTTATAAAGATATTCAGGATCCTGAAGCTTTTATGGGGAATTCTGCAATAGGGCATACACGTTATACTACAGCAGGAGACAAAAAGAAGTACAATTTCCAGCCATTTTTTGCGAAAAATGAATATGACCAGATTATACTTTCGATTGCACATAACGGTAATTTAACGAACGCAAAAGAACTGAAAGCCGAACTGGAGGCAGAAGGTGTTGTTTTCAGAGCAACTTCAGATTCTGAGGTTATCTTAAGATTAATCCAGAAAAACCTTGATCTGGGATTAAGAGGAGCGATCAAAGCAACAATGGAAAAGATCGAAGGAGCTTATTCCGTGGTAGGAATGACGAGAAATAAGTTTTTTGCATTCAGGGATTTCAACGGGATCAGACCGTTGGTTTTAGGAGCTATTGATGAAAAATCATATGTGGTGGCTTCTGAATCCGTAGCATTGGACGCAGTGGGAGCACAGTATGTTCGTGATATTTTACCTGGAGAGATCATCTACACCAACGAAAATGAGACCGGATTACAATCTTATATGGTGAATGAAAAAGGAAAACAAAGAATCTGTTCTTTCGAATATATTTACTTTGCAAGGCCTGACTCTACATTAGAAAACATTAACGTGTATGAGATCAGAGAAAAGTCGGGTGAAAAAATCTGGGAACAAGCTCCTGTGGATGCAGATATCGTTATCGGAGTTCCGGATTCAGGAGTACCTGCAGCAATTGGCTTTTCAAAAGCATCAGGAATCCCTTTCCGCCCGGTTTTAATTAAAAACCGATATATCGGAAGAAGTTTTATTGTTCCGACTCAGGAAATGAGAGAAAGAATCGTTAACCTGAAGCTGAATCCTATTATATCTGAAATTAAAGGCAAAAGAGTAGTTATTATTGATGACTCTATTGTAAGGGGAACTACTTCTAAAAGACTGGTTAAGATTTTAAAGGATGCCGGAGTAAAGGAAATCCATTTCAGAAGTGTTTCTCCTCCGATCATTGCACCTTGTTATCTTGGGATTGATACTCCATCAAAAGATGATTTGATTTCAGCCAATATGACGACTGAAGAGCTAAGAAACTACCTTGGAGTAGATTCTTTAGAGTTCCTCAGTACAGAAAACCTTAAAGAAATTTTAGGATCTTCCAATCACTGCTTTGGATGTTTTACAGAACAATATCCTGTAGCAAAAGGGGAGGAAGTAGAGCTATTTAATTAA
- a CDS encoding glycerophosphodiester phosphodiesterase family protein: MKSAFITGILFLFIQLYSAQSFDNQAHRGGKSLYPENTIPAMKNALKMGVTTLEMDLAITKDKQVILSHDAFLSPELVTKPDGTFIPRDSGFYYKIYEMPYAKIETFDVGMKTLANYPDQKKMRVQKPLFSDVIDVCENYARELKRPLPFYNIETKTRPFSDGIFHPEPKEFVDLMMKIIVGKNIQDRVIIQSFDPRTLELIHAQYPKIMTALLVEKVDGKKLAQQRNYFKNIPVEKFRMYPDHLNGVSGDMKFLSFTPTIYSPDQSLVTPGLVQECHKLGMKVIPWTVNSKERLQELKEMGIDGVISDDPRIFE; the protein is encoded by the coding sequence ATGAAAAGTGCATTTATCACAGGTATTTTATTTCTGTTTATTCAGCTATATTCAGCTCAGTCTTTTGATAACCAGGCGCATCGGGGCGGGAAATCCTTATATCCGGAAAACACCATCCCTGCAATGAAAAATGCTTTAAAGATGGGGGTTACGACACTTGAAATGGATCTTGCCATCACAAAAGACAAGCAGGTGATTCTTTCTCACGATGCATTTCTTTCACCTGAACTGGTAACAAAGCCTGACGGAACATTTATTCCCCGGGATTCCGGATTTTATTACAAAATTTATGAAATGCCTTATGCAAAGATCGAAACTTTTGATGTAGGGATGAAAACACTAGCCAATTATCCTGACCAAAAGAAAATGAGGGTACAAAAACCGCTCTTTTCAGATGTTATAGATGTCTGTGAGAATTATGCCCGGGAACTTAAAAGGCCTTTGCCATTTTATAATATAGAGACTAAAACGCGACCTTTTTCGGATGGTATTTTCCATCCCGAACCTAAGGAATTTGTCGATCTGATGATGAAGATCATTGTAGGAAAAAATATCCAGGACCGGGTTATTATTCAATCCTTCGATCCAAGAACCTTAGAGCTTATCCATGCACAATATCCTAAAATAATGACTGCCTTACTGGTAGAGAAGGTGGATGGTAAAAAGCTCGCTCAGCAGCGGAATTATTTTAAAAATATCCCTGTCGAAAAATTCAGAATGTATCCCGATCATCTTAATGGAGTATCGGGTGATATGAAATTCTTAAGTTTTACTCCTACAATTTACAGTCCGGATCAATCTCTTGTCACACCCGGATTGGTGCAGGAATGTCACAAACTTGGAATGAAAGTCATACCATGGACAGTAAACTCGAAAGAAAGACTACAGGAATTAAAAGAAATGGGAATAGATGGGGTGATCAGCGATGACCCTCGAATTTTCGAATAG
- a CDS encoding porin family protein — protein sequence MNKLFLGLAIVAGSLVFAQETQTTATITTVNKEKEPIRFGIKGGANSAQFSQQQLSANNQKIGFNAGVFVNIPLSKQFSIQPEALYNQLGARSVLSSTEVTTGATTVKTQRDYKTTLNYVSVPVMVQFKPADNFYVEAGPEFSYFIDGKNKGENTVTSTTNGIATTQKNSVSETINKDDINKFNFGLGLGLGYYFTRNLGINARYVNSLTKIDKSRPAAENNNRVFQLGLNYKF from the coding sequence ATGAATAAGTTATTTCTAGGACTAGCAATAGTTGCTGGTTCATTAGTATTTGCTCAGGAAACACAAACAACAGCTACTATTACTACTGTTAACAAAGAAAAAGAACCAATCAGATTTGGTATTAAAGGTGGAGCTAACTCCGCTCAATTCAGTCAGCAACAATTAAGTGCAAACAATCAGAAAATAGGATTTAATGCCGGTGTTTTTGTAAATATTCCTCTTTCAAAGCAATTCAGTATACAGCCTGAAGCATTGTATAACCAATTAGGAGCAAGAAGTGTTCTTTCTTCTACTGAAGTTACTACGGGAGCTACTACTGTAAAAACTCAACGTGATTACAAAACAACATTGAATTATGTTTCAGTACCGGTAATGGTTCAGTTTAAGCCAGCCGATAACTTTTATGTAGAAGCAGGTCCTGAATTCAGTTATTTCATCGATGGAAAAAACAAAGGTGAAAATACTGTTACAAGCACTACAAACGGTATCGCTACCACTCAGAAAAATTCAGTTTCTGAAACGATCAACAAAGATGACATCAACAAATTCAACTTTGGTCTAGGTCTAGGTTTAGGATACTACTTCACACGTAATCTGGGAATCAACGCAAGATATGTAAATAGCTTGACTAAGATTGATAAAAGCAGACCTGCTGCTGAAAACAACAACAGAGTATTCCAACTAGGTTTGAATTATAAGTTTTAA
- a CDS encoding porin family protein: MRKLLLGLAIVAGSLTFAQTFGVKAGLNISTISGGDSKSKAGFYGGVLMNVPVAPSFSVQPEILYNGLGAKADGNNDVKVNLDYISVPVMFQYNATPQFYLEAGPQFSFLINSKFKYNSYSRDGKDFVKGFDFGVGLGAGYFFTKNIGVNARYVAGVIDIAKEVNNVQADGKNNVFQIGLTYKFNK; encoded by the coding sequence ATGAGAAAATTATTATTAGGTTTGGCAATCGTTGCTGGTTCATTAACGTTTGCTCAAACATTTGGAGTAAAAGCAGGTCTTAATATTTCTACAATTTCAGGTGGTGATTCAAAATCAAAAGCGGGATTCTATGGTGGGGTTTTAATGAATGTCCCTGTAGCTCCTAGCTTTAGTGTACAACCCGAAATCTTATACAATGGATTAGGCGCAAAAGCTGATGGAAATAATGATGTTAAAGTAAATTTAGATTATATCTCTGTTCCTGTGATGTTCCAGTATAATGCAACTCCGCAGTTTTATCTTGAAGCAGGACCTCAGTTTAGTTTCCTGATCAATTCAAAATTTAAATACAATTCCTATTCTAGAGATGGAAAGGATTTTGTGAAAGGTTTTGATTTTGGTGTAGGTCTTGGTGCAGGATATTTCTTTACGAAGAATATCGGTGTGAATGCAAGATATGTTGCGGGTGTTATAGATATTGCTAAAGAAGTTAATAACGTACAGGCAGATGGAAAAAATAACGTATTCCAGATCGGTCTTACTTATAAATTTAATAAGTAA
- a CDS encoding porin family protein: MKKLILGLAVTASSLAFAQTTSTSSSNPVTFGVKGGMNVSSLSKGADLSDSKSKIGFNAGVFANIPVASSFSIQPEVLYNDLGSKVTREYTVLGNNFKDESSRNLGYIAVPVMFQYNATPEFFLEAGPEFGFLVSAKDKFKSSTNDNTSTRTRSLDKDAFNTFNFGIGIGAGYYFTPNLGITARYTAGLTDIYKNNNGDAMRNNVFQVGLAYKFK; encoded by the coding sequence ATGAAAAAGTTAATTTTAGGATTAGCAGTAACTGCAAGTTCATTAGCATTCGCTCAGACAACTTCTACTTCATCTTCTAACCCGGTTACATTTGGTGTTAAAGGTGGTATGAACGTTTCATCTCTTTCAAAAGGAGCTGACCTTAGTGATTCAAAATCTAAAATCGGATTCAATGCAGGGGTTTTTGCAAACATCCCGGTAGCGAGCTCATTCAGCATTCAACCGGAGGTATTGTATAATGACTTGGGTTCAAAAGTAACCAGAGAATATACAGTATTAGGTAATAACTTTAAGGATGAATCTTCAAGAAATTTAGGTTATATAGCTGTACCGGTAATGTTCCAGTATAATGCAACTCCTGAATTCTTCTTGGAAGCAGGTCCTGAATTCGGATTTTTAGTAAGTGCTAAAGATAAATTCAAAAGTTCTACGAATGATAATACAAGCACAAGAACGAGAAGTCTTGACAAAGATGCTTTCAACACATTCAACTTTGGAATCGGTATTGGTGCAGGATATTATTTCACACCAAACCTAGGAATTACAGCTAGATATACTGCCGGATTAACAGATATCTACAAAAACAACAATGGTGATGCGATGAGAAACAACGTATTCCAGGTTGGTTTAGCTTACAAATTTAAATAA